In a genomic window of Scheffersomyces stipitis CBS 6054 chromosome 4, complete sequence:
- the APL6 gene encoding clathrin assembly complex beta adaptin component has protein sequence MTDSFAKFSSMLESAKDLTIEAAVSASSRLTDTPSGSRQVEIPKLLNSRSDRDILTGMKCVIAATARGEDGLPYFADVVKNVTTSNESIRNLVLIYLTRYAEVEPDTALLSINSIQKSLNEKNAISRAKAIRALAGIRISSILPIVLLCIKRTLTDPSPLVRSATAIAIGKAFDIDDLESSSKKQMVEYLTKLLSDSDSSVVSTAIKTFYKLLPQFSTSSKIWDPIHGNFRRFCSIINEFDEWSQGFLIDILTEYSRRFLPRPKLYSVDESNQVIDLPEDYSQIPFSAYEVSFDEDLNLFLNSLKVLLYSRSESVILAVARAVYFLAPPSTFKDFQLSQPLVRIASTSRDSQISLFALQIISSISWKDQSIFVNNVKNFYVYPSDSFEVASSKLDILASLAQEKNIKYILEELKYYTLSSRNSDIAREAIISIGRCSQLSPEWNRKILRWCLKQIQKTTGSILNELLTVVRYLIQQKNSFTLNVANERDEIINTTYQLSLILRDSSLNLESDAKASIVWIIGEFTGVAENAIGPDVLRHLIKGFSKEEETTRYQILMLAAKVASYEVKRIKTEAGDDEDIYNQRLGNSINYKMFQHALHLAKYDNSYDTRDRARMLNILLNSSSSMSELATLFLQVPKPVPVVGSKKDASLVQARALEEYLAIRDWSEADTLPKADIRKEAKVIFNSLGGAGISSFSSVEKSPTPPQMPTSRSISSESYLNSRVPEKKQTYHLQSLDDFFGNDESEESSSEDEEDDEEEEEDEDEDEDENEDNEEDDDEDDEEDDEEVSSSDEEQDSHESDNYASDSDTKRALLSKE, from the coding sequence ATGACGGACTCATTCGCAAAGTTCTCGTCAATGCTAGAGTCCGCTAAGGATCTCACCATCGAAGCCGCGGTGTCGGCTCTGTCCCGGCTTACCGATACGCCTTCTGGTCTGAGACAGGTGGAAATTccaaagttgttgaactcaCGTCTGGACCGCGATATCTTGACGGGAATGAAATGCGTGATAGCAGCAACAGCTAGAGGTGAAGATGGGTTACCCTACTTTGCTGATGTGGTGAAAAACGTGACAACATCCAACGAAAGCATTCGAAACTTGGTACTTATCTATTTGACAAGATATGCTGAAGTAGAGCCAGACACAGCATTATTGCTGATAAATTCGATCCAAAAGTCATTGAACGAAAAAAATGCCATATCTCGTGCCAAGGCGATCAGAGCGTTAGCAGGGATCAGAATCTCGTCCATTTTGCCAATTGTATTACTTTGTATCAAACGTACCCTAACGGACCCTTCACCACTTGTCAGAAGTGCCACAGCCATTGCTATCGGCAAGGCCTTTGACATCGATGATTTGGAAAGCAGTTCTAAGAAGCAGATGGTGGAATATCtcaccaagttgttgagcGATAGCGACTCTTCAGTAGTTTCTACAGCCATCAAGACGTTCTATAAGCTCTTGCCTCAGTTCTCTACCTCTTCTAAAATCTGGGATCCAATCCATGGCAACTTCCGTCGTTTCTGCTCCATAATCAATGAATTTGACGAATGGAGTCAGGGCTTTTTGATCGATATTCTAACAGAGTACTCGCGCCGTTTTCTTCCCAGACCAAAGCTTTATCTGGTTGATGAATCCAATCAAGTCATAGATTTACCAGAGGATTACAGTCAGATTCCGTTCTCTGCTTACGAAGTATCGTTTGACGAAGATTTGAATTTATTTCTCAACTCGTTGAAGGTGCTCCTCTACTCAAGACTGGAAAGCGTAATCCTTGCAGTGGCTAGAGCAGTGTACTTTTTGGCGCCGCCTCTGACTTTCAAAGACTTCCAGTTGAGCCAACCGCTTGTACGAATTGCATCTACTTCTCGTGATAGCCAAATCTCCCTCTTTGCTCTACAGATAATCTCGAGTATCAGCTGGAAGGACCAGTCTATTTTCGTAAACAATGTAAAGAACTTCTACGTTTATCCTTCCGACCTGTTTGAGGTAGCCAGCAGCAAGCTAGATATTCTCGCATCATTGGCacaagaaaaaaatatcaagtacatcttggaagagttgaagtatTACACTTTATCGTCGAGAAATAGCGACATCGCCCGGGAAGCCATAATATCTATAGGCAGATGTTCACAGCTTTCCCCAGAATGGAACAGGAAAATTCTTAGATGGTGCTTGAAACAAATACAAAAGACAACAGGTTCCATTTTGAACGAGTTGCTTACCGTGGTGAGATACTTAATTCAGCAAAAAAACAGCTTCACCCTTAACGTAGCAAACGAGAGAGACGAGATCATCAATACGACATACCAGTTGTCGTTGATTCTACGCGACAGCAGCTTGAACTTAGAAAGTGATGCCAAAGCAAGCATAGTCTGGATTATAGGTGAATTCACAGGGGTGGCAGAAAATGCCATTGGACCAGATGTATTAAGACATCTAATCAAAGGCTtttccaaggaagaagaaactacaaGATACCAGATATTAATGCTTGCGGCTAAAGTCGCTTCTTACGAAGTCAAAAGAATTAAAACTGAAGCTGGagatgacgaagacatATACAATCAACGCCTTGGAAATAGCATTAACTATAAAATGTTTCAGCACGCTTTACATTTAGCCAAATATGACAATTCCTACGACACAAGGGACAGAGCACGAATGTTGAATATCTTATTAAATTCAAGCAGCTCGATGTCGGAATTGGCCACATTATTTTTGCAAGTACCAAAGCCAGTACCTGTAGTCGGTTCTAAGAAGGATGcttctcttgttcaagCCAGGGCATTGGAAGAATATCTCGCCATAAGAGATTGGTCTGAAGCTGATACCCTTCCTAAGGCAGATATCAGAAAAGAGGCAAAAGTGATTTTCAATAGTCTCGGTGGCGCCGGAATATCGTCCTTCTCAAGTGTAGAAAAGTCGCCCACGCCTCCTCAGATGCCGACCAGTCgttcaatctcttcagAATCTTATCTTAATTCTCGTGTCccagagaagaagcaaacTTATCACTTGCAAAGTTTAGACGATTTCTTTGGTAATGAcgaatcagaagaaagttcCAGCGAGGATGAGGAGgacgacgaagaggaagaggaagacgagGACGAGGACGAGGATGAGAACGAGgacaacgaagaagacgacgatgaagacgacgaagaggacgatgaagaagtctcaTCTTCGGACGAAGAACAGGATTCACATGAACTGGACAATTATGCCTCCGACTCAGACACTAAGCGAGCATTACTTTCTAAGGAATAA
- a CDS encoding predicted protein (go_function nuclease activity~go_process DNA repair) — translation MGVNSLWDIVGPTARPVRLEALSRKKLAVDASIWIYQFLKAVRDSEGNSLPQSHIVGFFRRICKLLYFGIFPIFVFDGGAPALKRETINQRRERRQGQAETTRQTAQKLLAIQIQREAEKSRNVANGKHVNYDAEDDVIYLEDLPINHPQHGATVGNQPVKSREGTPSSQTNVFRKADEYHLPELKQFKVSRDDGRIMPEEEFLEENIDHIDGVDINTVDPNSKEFLLLPKATQYMILSHLRLRSRLRMGYRKEQLEELFPNSMDFSKFQIKQVQKRNFYTQKLMKIAGMGEDGNMTKRIAGDKDRKYALVRNEDGWTLALQGEESTASNPIVLDENVEDIASTIRDEPKPEIAVIEDEVVKVEEQSDSEFEDVPFESEEVKTENIDSEDDDLQNALIESIYEKFESRPSEIKSITSDGFDEEELSKAIEFSRKDLQQLQQQEKEIERGSANTSSTHTFATTQDRQLMPSESEFSFGESLLFVNSESSKINEQNLELDLGSSILFTGSDKRETPIANVHTTEAKSQNEAKEREKEKVDSTEAATDKKSDKIVDEPRQLPSWFSAESSSNPHSQPFMTYSSQNTSKKYKDDEEAGLISWNEAKTYLDAEEINDVSEESEGDIQEISAPATEIPESITQQTVLEVPSNKENVNEERRVEVLDYDFEQEEEEELVEQLQKEEAAHESFRENIKKIHQIPVGSTSTSISEEQLLQEQLQKSKRDSDEVTQNMITDVQELLRRFGIPYITAPMEAEAQCAELVKIGLVDGIITDDSDCFLFGGTKVYKNMFNQKQYVECYSQDDVVDKIGLTRKNLIELALLLGSDYTEGIKGIGPVLAMEILAEFGSLKNFKKWFDEKTKTVKSDKKDQTALEKNLLGRIRNGKLFLPERFPDSVVFDAYEHPEVDHDRSEFKWGVPNLDQIRSFLMYNLRWTQDKVDEVMIPLIRDMNRKRTEGTQSTIGEFFPQEYIQSRKEVKLGKRMKSAANKLNKRQKKGT, via the coding sequence ATGGGTGTCAACTCCTTGTGGGATATAGTTGGGCCCACGGCTAGGCCGGTCCGGTTGGAGGCTCTTTCCCGCAAGAAGCTAGCTGTTGATGCCTCTATCTGGATATATCAGTTTCTCAAAGCAGTCAGAGATAGCGAAGGGAATTCCCTTCCACAATCCCATATAGTTGGGTTTTTCAGAAGGATATGCAAGCTTTTATATTTTGGAATCTTTCCcatttttgtatttgacGGAGGTGCTCCTGCTCTTAAGCGAGAGACAATAAACcagagaagagaaagaagacaaggacAGGCAGAAACCACGCGGCAAACGGCTcagaagttgttggcaaTTCAAATCCAGAGAGAGGCAGAAAAGCTGAGAAACGTGGCGAATGGAAAACACGTCAATTACGATGCCGAAGATGATGTGATAtatttggaagacttgCCCATCAACCATCCACAGCATGGTGCGACTGTTGGAAATCAGCCAGTCAAAAGTAGAGAGGGAACTCCTAGTTCTCAGACAAATGTATTTAGAAAGGCTGATGAGTATCATTTACCAGAATTAAAGCAGTTCAAGGTATCCAGAGATGATGGCAGAATTatgccagaagaagaatttctCGAAGAAAATATTGACCATATTGATGGTGTAGATATCAACACGGTGGATCCCAATTCAAAGGAATTTCTTTTATTACCCAAAGCTACACAGTATATGATTTTGTCACATCTCAGATTACGATCCAGATTGAGAATGGGGTACAGAAaggaacaacttgaagagctATTTCCCAATAGCATGGATTTCTCGAAGTTCCAGATCAAGCAGGTACAAAAGAGAAACTTTTATACTCAGAAACTAATGAAAATTGCTGGTATGggagaagatggaaacATGACAAAGAGAATCGCAGGTGACAAGGATAGAAAATATGCCTTAGTCAGAAACGAAGATGGCTGGACTCTCGCTTTACAAGGTGAGGAATCTACTGCTTCAAATCCAATCGTTCTAGACGAAAATGTAGAGGATATTGCTTCCACAATCAGGGACGAACCGAAGCCTGAAATTGCTGTtatagaagatgaagtagTAAAAGTGGAAGAACAAAGCGATTCAgagtttgaagatgttcCATTTGAAAGCGAAGAAGTAAAAACTGAAAATATAGATAGTGAAGACGATGATTTACAGAATGCGTTGATTGAATCGATTTATGAGAAGTTTGAAAGTCGCCCTTCCGAAATCAAGAGCATAACTTCTGATGgttttgatgaagaagaactttcGAAAGCAATTGAGTTCTCTAGaaaagatcttcaacaattacAGCAACAGGAAAAGGAAATAGAAAGAGGTTCAGCTAATACTTCATCTACCCACACCTTTGCAACTACACAGGATAGACAACTAATGCcatctgaatctgaattTTCTTTTGGAGAATCGTTGTTATTTGTAAATTCAGAATCATCTAAAATCAATGAGCAAAATTTGGAACTTGATTTGGGCAGTTCGATTCTCTTTACAGGGTCTGACAAAAGAGAAACACCAATTGCCAATGTACATACAACAGAGGCAAAGAGCCAAAACGAAGCTAAAGAAAgggaaaaagaaaaagtagaCTCTACTGAAGCTGCAACTGACAAGAAAAGTGATAAAATAGTTGATGAACCAAGACAACTCCCCAGCTGGTTTAGTGctgaatcttcttccaatccTCATAGTCAGCCTTTCATGACTTATAGTAGCCAAAACACCTCTAAGAAATACAaggatgatgaagaagcaggGCTAATCAGTTGGAACGAAGCAAAGACTTATCTCGATGCAGAAGAAATTAACGATGTCCTGGAAGAGTCAGAAGGCGATATCCAAGAAATCAGTGCTCCAGCGACTGAAATTCCGGAGTCAATTACTCAGCAAACGGTATTGGAAGTACCCAGtaataaagaaaatgttAACGAGGAACGGAGAGTTGAAGTATTAGACTATGATTttgaacaggaagaagaggaagaacTAGTGGAACAActccagaaagaagaggCTGCCCATGAGAGTTTCCGTGAAAACATTAAGAAGATACACCAGATCCCAGTTGGATCAACAAGCACGAGCATTAGTGAAGAACAGCTATTACAAGAGCAATTACAGAAATCAAAGAGAGATTCGGATGAAGTAACACAGAACATGATCACAGATGTCCAAGAGCTTCTTCGTCGATTTGGTATTCCTTATATTACGGCTCCAATGGAAGCAGAAGCACAGTGTGCTGAACTAGTGAAAATTGGATTGGTGGATGGAATCATCACAGATGACAGTGATTGCTTTTTATTTGGAGGAACCAAAGTGTACAAGAACATGTTCAATCAGAAGCAGTATGTGGAATGCTACTCACAGGATGACGTTGTTGATAAGATTGGATTAACCAGAAAAAATCTCATCGAGCTAGCACTTTTATTAGGTAGTGACTATACAGAAGGTATTAAGGGAATTGGTCCAGTTCTTGCGATGGAGATATTGGCAGAGTTTGGgtcgttgaagaattttAAAAAGTGGTTTGACGAGAAGACAAAGACAGTCAAGTCTGACAAGAAAGATCAGACGGCattggaaaagaacttGCTAGGAAGAATAAGAAACGGAAAGCTTTTCTTGCCCGAAAGATTTCCTGATAGTGTGGTCTTTGACGCTTATGAACATCCTGAAGTTGATCATGATCGTAGCGAGTTCAAATGGGGAGTGCCCAATCTTGACCAAATCCGCTCTTTCTTAATGTATAACTTACGATGGACTCAGGATAAGGTGGATGAAGTTATGATTCCATTGATCAGAGACATGAATAGGAAGAGAACCGAAGGCACACAATCCACGATTGGGGAGTTCTTCCCGCAGGAATATATCCAATCACGGAAGGAGGTGAAATTGGGAAAGAGAATGAAGTCGGCAGCTAATAAGTTGAATaagagacagaagaaaggtACTTAG
- the HYR10 gene encoding hyphally-regulated cell wall protein (similar to Candida albicans HYR10), which translates to MRFANTAALLVIFAGLIIPAAADLSLIADKLDTIGDKLLDFKCKKLQLLADISGFLSGLIPREEEGIYARDLASVPKAAFVVSNVDKVDDELYKITANFETDQSDLLGELLQNKVKKLSILGTGVEDAVLLIGGDKNVTSPTKWSADFLVKPDKILNTCCLPAKLEFVTELIDDVGDLIDAIKGELGDKIIYKLQEITDKLESFDPLTLFGDILSKITGGDNILDKIPIIGDIIGSITDGAGSLLDIIPGIFGKRELSQMMAKNIKTEIEKRDLTKLAAILEFLKSIETQKAELLNFCWECECNSSSSSEVSSSTEFSSETSSSSEASSTESSSETSSSEEVSSSESSSETSSSESSSETSSSEEISSTESSSETSSSEEVSSTESSSEISSSEEISSTESSSETSSSEEISSTESSSETSSSEEISSTESSSETSSSEEISSTESSSETSSSESSSETSSETSSSEEVSSTEEVSSTESSSETSSSEEVSSTESSSETSSEEVSSTESSSETSSSEEISSTESSSETSSSEEVSSTESSSETSSSEETSSNSDTSSESSAETSSTSETSSFESLSSETSSSESTEISSISNTSSETASSSEVSSNGTSSTENYSTEVTSSSESENISGSTYESSSLTLSKSDSETVPCTTIIITTCSNGECIPVTVTTGYTVVSGDTTTYTSLIPTPETYISIETVTIDGTTKEYPTTLTANGPTAPGQVTTVTVSGPGSGTGSGSGTGSTGGGSDSGSTGSGSGSGSGSGSGSGSGSGSGTGSGTGSGSTGSGSGTGTGSTGSGSTGSGSTGSGSTGSGSTGSGSTGSGSTGSGSTGSGSTGSGSTGSGSGSPGSGSGSTGSGSGTGSTGSGTGNDTGSGSESGSGSTDSGSGSGSGSTGSGSESGSTGSGTGTGSGSTGSGSESGSGSGSTNSTESGAGSGSVPIVSQVPTSGVSTEPTVAVQEGAASNSWKISFSALLAAGAFFLV; encoded by the coding sequence ATGAGGTTTGCTAATACTGCTGCATTGCTAGTTATCTTTGCTGGTTTGATAATTCCTGCTGCGGCCGACCTATCACTCATTGCTGACAAGTTGGATACCATTGGCGACAAGCTTCTCGActtcaaatgcaaaaaattgcaattatTGGCAGATATAAGTGGATTCCTTTCTGGTCTTATACCCAGAGAGGAAGAAGGTATTTATGCAAGGGACTTGGCTAGTGTGCCTAAAGCTGCTTTTGTTGTTTCCAATGTGGACAAGGTTGATGATGAACTTTACAAGATTACTGCTAACTTCGAAACTGACCAATCTGATTTACTAGGAGAGCTTTTGCAGAACAAGGTAAAGAAATTGTCGATTTTAGGTACTGGTGTTGAAGATGCTGTTTTGTTAATTGGTGGAGACAAGAATGTTACTAGTCCTACCAAGTGGAGTGCTGATTTCCTTGTTAAACCagacaagatcttgaataCTTGCTGCTTGCCTGCAAAGCTTGAATTTGTTACTGAACTTATTGATGACGTTGGTGATCTCATTGATGCAATTAAAGGCGAACTTGGTGACaaaattatatataaacttcaagaaattaCAGACAAATTGGAAAGTTTCGATCCTCTTACATTATTTGGTGACATTCTATCCAAGATTACAGGTGGTGATAACATTCTTGACAAGATCCCTATTATTGGTGATATCATTGGTTCAATTACTGATGGTGCCGGCAGTCTCTTAGATATTATCCCAGGCATTTTTGGAAAGAGAGAATTAAGTCAAATGATGGCCAAAAACATCAAAACAGAAATAGAAAAGAGAGACCTTACCAAACTTGCTGCTATCCtagaattcttgaagagcaTTGAAACCCAAAAGGCTGAACTCTTGAATTTTTGCTGGGAATGTGAATGTAATtcgagttcttcttctgaagtgAGCTCCAGTACAGAATTCAGTTCCGAAACCTCTTCTAGTTCCGAAGCCTCATCTACAGAATCCAGCTCTGAGACCTCGTCTTCTGAGGAAGTCTCATCTTCTGAGTCCAGCTCTGAAACCTCATCATCTGAATCTAGCTCTGAGACTTCTTCCTCCGAGGAAATCTCATCCACCGAGTCAAGTTCTGAGACCTCATCATCTGAGGAGGTTTCATCCACTGAGTCCAGTTCTGAAATCTCATCTTCTGAGGAAATCTCTTCTACGGAATCTAGCTCTGAGACCTCATCTTCTGAGGAAATCTCTTCTACGGAATCTAGCTCTGAGACCTCATCTTCTGAGGAAATCTCATCTACCGAATCTAGCTCTGAGACCTCCTCCTCTGAAGAAATCTCATCTACTGAATCCAGCTCTGAAACctcatcttctgaatctaGCTCTGAGACCAGTTCTGAGACCTCATCTTCTGAGGAAGTGTCATCCACTGAGGAAGTCTCATCTACTGAATCTAGCTCTGAgacttcgtcttctgaagaagtttcatCCACTGAATCCAGCTCTGAAACTTCATCTGAGGAAGTCTCGTCTACTGAATCTAGCTCTGAGACTTCTTCCTCCGAGGAAATCTCATCCACCGAGTCAAGTTCTGAGACCTCCTCATCTGAGGAAGTTTCATCCACTGAATCCAGTTCTGAAACCTCATCTTCTGAGGAAACATCCTCCAATTCCGatacttcttctgaatctaGCGCTGAAAcatcatctacttctgaaacaTCCAGTTTTGAATCTTTATCTTCCgaaacttcatcttctgaatcaACTGAAATTTCATCTATTTCGAATACTTCAAGCGAGACCGCTTCTTCTAGTGAAGTTTCATCCAATGGCACTTCTTCTACGGAAAACTATTCTACAGAAgttacttcttcttctgaaagtgaaaatatCTCTGGCTCAACTTATGAATCTAGTTCATTGACTTTGTCAAAATCGGACTCCGAGACAGTTCCTTGTACTACAATAATTATCACTACTTGTTCTAACGGAGAATGTATTCCTGTTACTGTTACTACTGGTTACACAGTTGTCTCCGGTGATACTACCACTTACACTTCTCTCATTCCGACTCCAGAAACTTACATCTCAATTGAAACTGTTACCATCGATGGTACCACCAAAGAATATCCAACTACCTTAACTGCTAATGGTCCAACTGCACCTGGTCAAGTCACTACAGTAACTGTTTCAGGTCCCGGTTCTGGtactggttctggttctggtacTGGCTCAACTGGTGGCGGTTCCGACTCTGGTTCTActggttcaggttcaggttcaggttcaggttcaggttctggctctggctctggctctggttctggtactggttctggtactggttctggttctactggttctggttctggtacTGGTACTGGTTctactggttctggttctactggttctggttctactggttctggttctactggctctggttctactggttctggttctactggctctggttctactggttctggttctacTGGCTCTGGTTCTACTGGCTCTGgttcaactggttctggttctggctCCCCTggttctggctctggttcaactggttctggttctggcaCAGGTTCCACTGGTAGTGGTACTGGTAATGATACAGGTTCCGGCTCTGAATCTGGTTCGGGCTCTACCGATAGCggttctggatctggatctggatctACTGGTAGTGGTTCTGAGTCTGGCTCTACTGGTAGCGGTACAGGTACCGGTTCTGGTTCAACTGGCAGTGGCTCCGAATCTGGTTCCGGCTCTGGCTCTACAAATTCCACTGAATCTGGTGCTGGCTCTGGTTCAGTTCCAATTGTATCTCAAGTCCCAACTTCTGGAGTATCTACTGAACCTACGGTCGcagttcaagaaggtgCTGCTTCTAATTCCTGGAAGATTTCTTTCTCCGCTCTCCTTGCAGCTGGGGCATTCTTCCTTGTTTAA